From uncultured Bacteroides sp., a single genomic window includes:
- a CDS encoding DUF6850 family outer membrane beta-barrel protein, which translates to MRNKLVIYLAGFLLTAFSTFLSAQTERKDSLAQNSQSLFKMQYFKEGEHWLSTNNAAGLSSGTMNNYSDVNLSYKFSKGDFRRAQQPNLSNNYLFSAEGAITMNKYYLIGGFNFKEAFERDVHFTSILDSYRGTPYIIADSTGGNWKKQTYDMWVKIASPVYFNLISFGLDGKLAVGRGAKNIDPRPQANSNSIQASPSFTLAQGRQLFGMDFSYRRFRENSNMILYDTGNPQKIYFLKGMGQYTYDVFSTNERERQYNGNSFGGGAQYVYKSDGFSLFLNGAYENYVEDANDIENSKPRERGRLYETSWKGNLHLDIYNKEHSLKHTLFAGYNDIKRSGREIIQVFNSSSEVNAWITDSEAPRRSVASQKEWKAGYNLFLLDMTGTSYKWKFSFNGTLSDYSDEYAVMNSYIKFKSSLVSASALRNFSIKKSQLLQVEIGGNYRCVGNKQIQYTPREADDKAIEDGLIKKDASILTQNYYQLQTNVLYGYNFRNKTCLYLKASYMHLQTENKLNMNVISASIGCNF; encoded by the coding sequence ATGCGTAATAAATTAGTAATATATTTGGCAGGCTTCTTATTGACTGCTTTTTCTACTTTTCTTTCTGCACAAACAGAAAGGAAGGATTCTCTTGCACAAAATAGCCAATCGCTTTTTAAAATGCAATATTTCAAAGAAGGTGAGCATTGGCTGTCAACAAACAATGCTGCCGGCTTATCTTCCGGAACGATGAATAATTATTCGGATGTAAATCTCTCGTATAAATTTTCAAAAGGAGATTTTAGACGGGCTCAGCAACCCAATTTGTCTAACAATTATCTCTTTTCGGCTGAAGGAGCTATTACAATGAATAAATATTATCTCATTGGTGGTTTTAATTTTAAGGAAGCCTTTGAAAGAGATGTTCATTTTACTTCTATTCTCGATTCTTATAGAGGAACACCTTATATTATAGCTGATAGCACTGGTGGTAACTGGAAAAAGCAAACCTATGATATGTGGGTAAAGATTGCTTCACCAGTCTATTTTAATCTGATTTCTTTTGGCTTGGATGGAAAACTAGCTGTAGGTAGGGGAGCAAAGAATATTGATCCGCGTCCGCAAGCAAACTCAAATTCTATTCAGGCTTCTCCGTCTTTTACACTGGCTCAGGGCAGACAATTATTTGGTATGGACTTTTCGTACAGACGCTTTCGTGAGAATAGTAATATGATTCTCTATGATACAGGAAATCCTCAAAAAATCTATTTCCTGAAAGGAATGGGGCAGTATACTTATGATGTGTTTAGCACTAATGAGCGTGAACGTCAATATAACGGAAATAGCTTTGGCGGAGGTGCTCAATATGTTTATAAGTCAGATGGATTCAGTCTCTTTCTGAATGGAGCTTATGAGAATTATGTAGAGGATGCTAATGATATAGAAAATAGTAAACCACGTGAACGCGGGCGTTTATATGAAACAAGTTGGAAAGGGAATTTGCATTTGGATATCTATAATAAAGAGCATTCGTTGAAACATACATTGTTTGCTGGTTATAATGATATAAAACGTTCGGGTAGAGAAATTATTCAGGTTTTCAACTCTTCCTCAGAAGTTAATGCATGGATAACTGATTCAGAGGCACCCCGCCGCTCTGTCGCATCTCAGAAAGAATGGAAGGCCGGATATAATCTGTTCTTGCTTGATATGACAGGTACGTCCTATAAGTGGAAGTTTTCTTTCAATGGAACTCTATCTGATTATTCAGATGAGTATGCCGTAATGAATTCTTATATTAAATTCAAAAGTAGCTTAGTTTCAGCGAGTGCTTTGAGAAATTTCTCTATTAAGAAATCACAATTATTGCAGGTTGAAATAGGCGGGAATTATCGATGCGTAGGGAATAAGCAAATACAGTATACTCCAAGGGAAGCTGACGATAAAGCAATAGAGGATGGACTTATAAAGAAAGATGCGAGTATATTAACGCAGAATTATTATCAGCTACAGACCAATGTGTTGTATGGATATAATTTTAGAAATAAGACTTGCTTGTATTTAAAAGCATCATATATGCATTTGCAAACAGAAAATAAATTGAATATGAATGTTATTTCTGCATCTATCGGATGTAACTTCTAA
- a CDS encoding insulinase family protein, translated as MKRLNIVLYLIIILFCPSGLLAQPFVYSPKAVVPVDNKTIKNTLPNGFTYYIRQNKTPGKKVELRLVINAGSILETEKQQGLGHFLEHMSFNGTKSFPNAEMIKTFESLGVRFGKELNAYTSFDETVYYLPIQSDKVSLGITALEDWAMNLTLSEKEIDRERGVVLEELRLGKTASTRIREQYLPVLMEGSLYPLRLPIGKEDVIQNFTYDELRSYYKKWHRPDLMAIMVIGDIDPKEIEKEIIDKFSAYKMPENWEPRPSNPVPDHKETKYVLATDPETSGCSVEISYKHSPKKVITQQDYIESDIYNSLYSSMINDRLNELLEEEEPPFSEAESGYSNYFREVDTYSSYARCAPSDILKAFHALITENERVRRYGFTKGELERAKKKMISRYERWYNEREKTASDRYADEFQVNYLTGEPIPGIEYEYQLVQHVLPEIGVKELNHLASLYMPDRNRTIVVTGPQSNSISYPDKKAFITLLDRVKKEKLQPYDEGKIVTQLMSSKPKAGTIISEKTIPETGMVEWKLSNGATVVFKKTDFKNDQVLFRATSNGGFSMYPAEDDMSALYATKIQDASGVNGINNTQLKRLVAGKDLSLTQSLVLYNESMSGKYGLKDCETFFQLLYLYHTAPYFNKTAFNRLIKQERTEYAKLLDDPNNYFNYQLVQLMDKGNQRRNRWPVKENLDQVDFDRAVDIYKSRFGSASEFTYVFVGNIDFETIKPLILTYIGGISGSKEKQGYAEQNFTSLSGPASYTFYKGTGDKANVAIRFVKPATWNKQKAYAYDAFIEILKTRLFESLRREMSGVYGVRVSGGVNRNHEPEASLSLSFGTNTASYKQLAERAVFETKRLINEGPTNEELEQVKEKKRVSLSTDIKENSTWLLNIYYAYRYGDKVESEEERVQAIKQLTSEKIMEAAKEYIDQDKALEFILLPEKK; from the coding sequence ATGAAACGACTAAATATAGTTCTATATCTAATAATCATTTTATTTTGCCCATCAGGTTTGTTGGCACAACCTTTTGTTTATTCTCCAAAAGCAGTAGTTCCGGTCGATAATAAGACTATAAAGAATACTTTGCCAAATGGTTTCACCTATTACATACGTCAGAATAAAACTCCTGGAAAGAAAGTTGAATTAAGATTGGTTATCAATGCCGGTTCTATTCTTGAAACAGAAAAGCAGCAAGGGTTAGGGCACTTTCTGGAGCATATGTCTTTTAACGGAACAAAATCGTTTCCTAATGCAGAAATGATAAAAACGTTCGAAAGTCTTGGCGTTCGTTTTGGCAAGGAGCTAAATGCCTATACCTCTTTTGATGAAACAGTCTACTATTTGCCTATTCAATCAGATAAGGTAAGTTTAGGAATTACAGCGTTGGAAGATTGGGCTATGAACCTTACTTTATCAGAAAAGGAAATTGATAGGGAAAGAGGCGTAGTACTTGAAGAACTAAGATTAGGAAAGACGGCTTCAACAAGAATCAGAGAACAGTATCTGCCAGTTCTTATGGAAGGTTCTCTTTATCCACTTCGCCTTCCTATTGGAAAAGAAGATGTAATTCAGAACTTTACTTATGATGAATTGCGAAGCTATTATAAAAAATGGCACCGTCCCGATTTGATGGCTATTATGGTTATTGGAGATATTGATCCTAAAGAAATAGAAAAAGAAATAATAGATAAGTTTAGTGCCTATAAGATGCCGGAAAACTGGGAACCCCGCCCATCAAATCCTGTGCCCGATCATAAAGAAACAAAGTATGTACTTGCCACTGATCCTGAAACGTCTGGTTGCTCTGTGGAAATTTCTTACAAGCACAGTCCAAAGAAAGTAATTACACAACAGGATTATATAGAGTCTGACATATATAATTCTTTGTACTCCTCAATGATAAATGACCGTTTAAATGAATTATTGGAAGAAGAGGAACCTCCTTTCTCTGAAGCTGAATCAGGCTATTCTAACTATTTCCGGGAAGTTGATACTTATTCCAGTTATGCGCGTTGTGCACCTTCCGACATTCTTAAAGCTTTTCATGCTTTGATAACAGAGAATGAGAGGGTGAGACGTTACGGATTTACAAAAGGTGAATTAGAAAGAGCTAAAAAGAAGATGATTTCCCGCTATGAAAGATGGTACAATGAACGGGAAAAAACAGCATCCGATCGTTATGCTGATGAATTTCAGGTTAATTATCTTACGGGTGAACCAATACCAGGAATTGAATATGAATATCAGTTAGTGCAACATGTATTGCCAGAAATAGGAGTGAAGGAATTAAATCATCTGGCTTCCTTGTATATGCCTGATAGAAATCGTACAATTGTTGTTACTGGTCCTCAGAGTAATTCTATTTCTTATCCGGATAAGAAGGCATTTATTACCCTACTGGATCGTGTGAAGAAAGAAAAGCTTCAGCCGTATGATGAAGGTAAGATTGTAACGCAGCTAATGTCATCTAAGCCTAAAGCAGGAACAATTATTAGTGAAAAAACTATTCCGGAAACAGGAATGGTAGAATGGAAATTGTCTAACGGAGCTACTGTTGTATTTAAAAAAACAGATTTTAAGAATGATCAGGTTTTATTCCGCGCAACTTCTAATGGTGGGTTTAGTATGTATCCGGCCGAAGATGATATGTCTGCTCTTTACGCTACAAAAATCCAGGATGCGAGTGGTGTAAACGGCATCAACAACACACAACTGAAAAGGTTGGTAGCTGGAAAGGATTTATCGTTAACTCAATCTTTGGTGCTATACAATGAATCAATGTCTGGTAAGTACGGTTTAAAGGATTGTGAAACATTCTTTCAATTGCTATATTTGTATCACACAGCTCCTTACTTTAATAAAACAGCATTTAACAGGTTAATTAAGCAAGAGAGAACTGAGTATGCAAAGTTGCTTGATGATCCTAATAATTACTTTAATTATCAGCTTGTGCAGCTCATGGATAAAGGGAATCAGCGTCGTAACAGATGGCCGGTAAAAGAGAATTTAGATCAGGTTGACTTTGATCGTGCCGTAGATATCTATAAATCCCGTTTTGGCAGTGCTTCAGAATTTACCTATGTGTTTGTAGGCAATATAGACTTTGAAACTATAAAGCCACTTATCCTTACTTATATAGGAGGCATTTCTGGGAGTAAAGAAAAACAGGGCTATGCAGAACAAAACTTCACATCCTTGTCCGGCCCGGCTTCCTATACTTTCTATAAAGGAACAGGTGATAAAGCGAATGTGGCCATACGCTTTGTGAAACCGGCAACATGGAATAAACAAAAAGCTTATGCCTATGATGCTTTTATTGAGATACTGAAAACAAGATTGTTTGAGAGTCTTCGCAGAGAGATGAGTGGCGTTTATGGAGTGAGAGTGTCGGGAGGCGTTAATCGTAACCATGAGCCGGAAGCTTCATTGTCTCTCTCTTTTGGAACAAATACTGCATCTTACAAACAACTTGCCGAAAGAGCTGTTTTTGAAACAAAGCGTCTCATAAATGAAGGACCTACGAATGAAGAACTGGAGCAGGTGAAAGAAAAAAAACGAGTATCACTTTCTACTGATATTAAAGAGAACTCAACGTGGCTTCTCAATATTTATTATGCTTATCGCTATGGCGATAAGGTGGAATCAGAGGAAGAACGTGTGCAAGCTATTAAACAGTTAACTTCTGAGAAAATAATGGAAGCAGCGAAAGAATATATTGATCAGGATAAAGCATTGGAGTTTATACTCCTTCCGGAAAAAAAATGA
- a CDS encoding porin family protein, which produces MKKIIVTLFTLSCSIIMAMAQSSSDNSLSNLKIGAFVGLNMPKLTGGGGNPLSENWSSREGGAFGVTVSWSTGPHFAWRADLLYSSEGGQRNKMQAIDGPSFNPQVPAGTYFYANFKNQSILNYLEVPVMGKYSFPLSKSSYFYVDFGPYIGFLLNANQKTRGSSIVYADPEGTQAVSVNPQTGQPFPVSLDADTDIKDKIHTINLGLTGGIGLTQKVGFGELVLDLRGAYGLTNIQKYPEDGSNHIGNLLVSVGYSVPF; this is translated from the coding sequence ATGAAAAAGATTATCGTAACATTGTTTACTCTATCGTGCTCTATTATTATGGCAATGGCCCAGTCATCGTCGGACAATAGTCTATCAAACCTTAAAATCGGGGCTTTTGTTGGCCTCAATATGCCAAAACTCACCGGAGGAGGTGGTAACCCTTTAAGTGAAAACTGGTCATCGCGTGAAGGAGGTGCTTTCGGTGTAACTGTTTCATGGAGCACCGGCCCACATTTTGCCTGGCGCGCCGATCTGCTCTATTCCAGTGAAGGCGGACAACGGAATAAGATGCAAGCCATTGACGGTCCATCCTTTAATCCTCAGGTTCCGGCTGGAACATACTTCTATGCAAACTTCAAGAACCAATCCATTCTCAATTACCTGGAAGTGCCTGTAATGGGGAAATACTCCTTTCCATTGAGCAAGTCTTCTTATTTCTATGTGGATTTCGGTCCATATATAGGTTTTTTATTAAATGCCAACCAAAAGACAAGAGGTTCAAGTATTGTTTATGCCGACCCGGAAGGCACTCAAGCCGTTTCAGTTAACCCGCAAACAGGTCAGCCTTTCCCTGTTTCACTTGATGCAGATACTGATATAAAGGATAAAATCCACACTATAAATCTTGGGTTAACAGGTGGTATAGGGTTAACACAGAAAGTTGGATTTGGTGAATTAGTTTTAGACTTACGTGGAGCATACGGATTAACCAATATTCAAAAGTATCCGGAGGATGGCAGTAACCATATTGGTAATCTATTGGTATCGGTGGGGTATTCTGTTCCTTTTTAG
- a CDS encoding two-component regulator propeller domain-containing protein produces the protein MKKVHLIILPFIFFLTSLSSYAQPDFFTKYYFKNLNIRDGLSQSTVNAILQDSKGFMWFGTKDGLNRYDGLSFRVFKFDANTKKSIGNNFITALYEDQKGNIFVGTDAGLYIYSPITDSFKRFLLRSAQGTSIEHSVTSIISDKKGGIWISVDSQGLFYYESTRETLINYFPGKSKKIISANITRFWFDDNGICWLCLYDDNLYYTKDHFKTLKPFVAADGSQPFKDDIINKLVSGPYHYLYVGSSKGGLKEIDLTTNKVRTLLLKDESGEIIYAREIAFYSKDELWVGSESGLFIYHLKTGKFTHHTFVNGDPYSLSDNAIYSLYKDREGGMWIGSYFGGINYYPRQYTYFEKFYSSGNTNRDFGKRVREFCESNDGTIWIGTEDKGLFNYNPATGAIKPFTNPAIYHNVHGLCLDGDYLWIGTFAKGLNRLNLKTKEIKSYHKGAGLNALSANDIFTICRSASGVLWIGTTYGLMRYNRQTDDFTRIPELNGKFIYDIKEDTHGNLWLATYANGAYRYDINKKKWKNYLYNENDNNSLPYNKVVSLFEDSQRQIWLTTQGRGFCKFNPDSETFTRYGSKDGLPNDVIYQIVEDENGMFWITTNAGLVRFNPQTRSSKVFTVANGLLGNQFNFRSGFKAKNGTIYLGSIDGFISFNPETFSDNKYIPYVAITDFLLFNKPVPVGEEDSPLKTSITYSDAIVLDADQNSFSLRIAALSYQAPQMNRLMYKLEGFDKEWLSVTGNSLITYSNLEYGDYVFRVRASNSDGVWNNKETTLHIKIRPPFYLSVWAYCFYILFISASVVYIVSYFRRRSERKHQRQMEKFEQEKEHEIYNAKIDFFTNVAHEIRTPLTLIKGPLENIILRKDVDTETKEDLNIMNRNTERLLNLTNQLLDFRKTESQGFRLSFIKCNISDLLRETYLRFTPLTKQKGIDFKLNVPETDFYAHVDKEAFTKILSNLFNNAVKYSESHIYATLEVDSYQQEATVFRVRVVNDGQIIPASMRDEIFKPFVRYDENGANKQTTGTGIGLALSRSLAELHQGSLCMDNVNDCNSFCLTLPAVQNRIINLDMETVNTQSEKNGSMVKSAMASDNKSVVLVVEDNPDMLSFVVKQISSTYTVLTATNGKEALEILDNNYVNLVVSDVMMPVMGGFELCRIIKSDLNYSHIPVVLLTAKTNMQSKIEGLELGADAYIDKPFSVEYLLANIANLIQNREKLRQAFAKSPFLDANTMALTKADEEFLEKLNDIIQTNLHNPDFSIDDMADTFNMSRSSFYRKIKGVLDLTPNEYLRLERLKKAAQLLKEGENRVNEICYIVGFNSPSYFSKCFQKQFGVLPKDFIA, from the coding sequence ATGAAGAAAGTACATTTAATTATATTGCCTTTTATATTCTTTTTAACCAGCCTTTCCAGTTATGCACAACCGGACTTTTTTACCAAATACTATTTTAAAAACTTAAATATCAGAGATGGCCTGTCACAGAGTACAGTAAATGCTATTTTACAGGACAGTAAAGGATTTATGTGGTTTGGAACAAAAGATGGACTAAACCGGTATGATGGTTTGTCTTTCCGTGTTTTTAAATTTGATGCAAATACAAAAAAATCTATAGGGAATAATTTTATTACAGCACTTTATGAGGACCAGAAAGGAAATATATTTGTGGGCACTGATGCCGGATTATATATATATTCTCCCATAACAGACTCTTTTAAACGCTTTTTATTAAGAAGTGCTCAGGGAACATCTATTGAACATTCTGTCACTTCTATTATTAGTGATAAAAAAGGAGGTATCTGGATTTCTGTAGATTCTCAGGGGCTTTTTTACTATGAATCCACACGGGAAACTCTTATTAATTATTTTCCAGGCAAATCAAAAAAAATCATCTCTGCCAATATAACCCGTTTCTGGTTTGATGATAACGGTATTTGCTGGCTTTGTTTGTATGATGATAATTTATATTATACCAAAGATCATTTTAAAACACTGAAACCTTTTGTTGCTGCCGACGGGAGTCAGCCTTTTAAAGATGATATTATCAATAAGCTGGTTTCGGGCCCTTATCATTATTTGTATGTTGGTTCTTCGAAAGGTGGATTGAAGGAAATTGATTTAACAACAAACAAGGTCCGCACTCTTTTGCTGAAGGATGAATCCGGAGAAATTATTTATGCGAGGGAAATTGCCTTTTATTCCAAAGATGAACTTTGGGTGGGTTCTGAATCGGGCTTGTTTATTTATCATCTGAAAACAGGGAAATTTACACACCATACTTTTGTGAATGGCGATCCTTATTCTCTTTCTGACAATGCCATTTATTCTTTGTATAAAGATAGGGAAGGAGGTATGTGGATTGGTTCTTATTTTGGTGGCATCAATTATTATCCCAGGCAATACACTTATTTTGAGAAATTTTATTCTTCCGGAAATACAAACAGGGACTTTGGAAAAAGAGTCAGGGAATTTTGTGAAAGCAACGATGGCACTATATGGATAGGAACCGAGGATAAAGGATTGTTTAATTATAACCCGGCAACGGGAGCTATTAAGCCATTTACAAATCCGGCTATTTATCACAATGTTCATGGTCTTTGTCTGGATGGTGACTATTTATGGATCGGTACATTTGCCAAAGGGTTAAACCGGCTGAACTTAAAAACAAAGGAGATAAAGTCTTATCATAAAGGGGCTGGACTGAATGCGTTAAGTGCAAATGATATTTTTACGATTTGCCGTTCGGCTTCGGGTGTTCTTTGGATAGGAACTACTTATGGCTTGATGCGTTATAATAGGCAAACGGATGATTTTACCCGTATTCCTGAGTTAAACGGGAAATTTATTTATGATATAAAAGAAGATACACACGGTAATCTGTGGCTGGCTACTTATGCTAACGGGGCTTATCGGTATGATATAAACAAAAAGAAGTGGAAGAACTATCTGTATAATGAAAATGATAACAACAGCCTTCCGTATAATAAGGTAGTGAGTCTCTTTGAAGATAGCCAAAGACAAATATGGCTGACTACACAAGGTAGAGGATTCTGCAAATTTAATCCGGATTCGGAAACATTCACCAGATATGGTTCCAAAGATGGATTGCCTAATGATGTGATTTATCAGATTGTGGAGGATGAAAACGGGATGTTCTGGATTACTACAAATGCAGGATTGGTCAGATTTAATCCTCAGACAAGAAGTAGTAAAGTATTTACTGTGGCTAATGGACTGCTGGGTAACCAGTTTAATTTCCGTTCAGGTTTCAAAGCTAAAAATGGAACTATTTATCTGGGTAGTATAGACGGATTCATTTCTTTCAATCCGGAAACGTTCTCTGATAATAAATACATTCCTTATGTAGCTATTACCGACTTTTTACTTTTTAATAAACCTGTACCTGTTGGTGAAGAAGATTCTCCATTGAAAACAAGCATTACTTACTCTGATGCAATTGTGCTCGATGCTGATCAAAACTCTTTTTCTCTGCGGATAGCAGCTTTAAGTTATCAGGCTCCGCAAATGAACCGGCTGATGTATAAATTAGAAGGTTTTGATAAAGAGTGGCTTTCTGTTACCGGGAACTCTCTTATTACTTATTCAAACCTGGAGTATGGCGATTATGTGTTCAGAGTGAGAGCATCTAACAGCGATGGTGTCTGGAATAATAAAGAGACAACTTTGCATATTAAAATTCGCCCCCCGTTTTACCTTTCAGTGTGGGCTTATTGCTTCTACATATTGTTCATTTCTGCTTCTGTAGTATATATTGTGTCTTATTTTAGAAGGAGGAGTGAAAGAAAGCATCAGCGCCAGATGGAAAAATTTGAGCAGGAAAAGGAACATGAAATCTATAATGCCAAAATTGATTTTTTTACGAATGTGGCTCACGAAATCCGTACTCCGCTTACCTTAATTAAAGGTCCGCTGGAGAACATTATTCTGAGAAAGGATGTGGATACAGAGACAAAAGAGGACTTAAATATTATGAACCGGAATACAGAAAGGCTTTTAAATCTGACAAACCAGCTTCTTGATTTCCGGAAAACAGAAAGTCAGGGCTTTCGTCTTAGTTTTATAAAATGTAATATCTCTGATTTACTGAGAGAAACTTATCTTCGCTTTACACCTCTGACAAAGCAAAAAGGAATAGACTTTAAACTTAATGTTCCGGAAACTGATTTTTATGCTCATGTGGACAAAGAAGCATTTACTAAGATTCTTAGTAATCTGTTCAATAATGCAGTGAAATATTCAGAGTCGCATATTTATGCAACACTGGAAGTTGACTCTTATCAGCAAGAGGCTACCGTTTTTAGGGTGCGGGTGGTAAATGATGGTCAGATTATTCCGGCAAGTATGAGAGATGAGATTTTTAAACCATTTGTACGCTACGATGAGAACGGAGCAAATAAACAAACCACCGGTACAGGGATTGGATTGGCATTATCTCGTTCTTTAGCTGAATTGCATCAGGGAAGCTTGTGCATGGACAATGTGAACGATTGCAACAGTTTCTGTCTGACATTACCGGCTGTTCAGAACCGAATTATCAATCTGGACATGGAGACTGTAAACACTCAGAGTGAAAAAAATGGTTCTATGGTTAAATCTGCAATGGCAAGTGATAATAAGTCGGTGGTTCTGGTTGTGGAAGACAATCCGGATATGCTGTCGTTTGTTGTAAAACAAATTTCTTCTACTTATACGGTTCTTACTGCCACAAATGGGAAAGAAGCTTTGGAAATTTTGGATAACAATTATGTTAATCTTGTGGTGAGTGATGTGATGATGCCTGTTATGGGAGGCTTTGAACTTTGCCGGATTATAAAATCTGACCTTAATTATAGCCATATACCTGTTGTTCTGCTAACTGCCAAAACAAATATGCAATCTAAAATTGAAGGACTGGAGCTGGGGGCAGATGCATATATAGACAAACCTTTCTCTGTAGAATATTTGCTGGCTAATATTGCCAATTTAATTCAGAATCGTGAAAAGTTGCGCCAGGCATTTGCAAAATCGCCATTTCTGGATGCTAATACGATGGCACTGACTAAGGCTGACGAAGAGTTTCTGGAAAAACTAAATGACATTATTCAAACCAATTTGCATAATCCTGATTTTAGCATTGATGATATGGCTGATACATTTAATATGAGCCGTTCCAGTTTTTACAGGAAAATAAAAGGGGTTCTTGATTTAACCCCGAATGAATATCTTCGTCTGGAACGTTTGAAGAAAGCTGCGCAATTATTAAAGGAAGGAGAAAACCGGGTGAATGAGATTTGCTATATAGTAGGCTTTAACTCTCCGTCATACTTTTCTAAATGTTTCCAGAAACAATTCGGAGTACTTCCCAAAGATTTTATAGCCTGA
- a CDS encoding sugar-binding domain-containing protein produces the protein MIKQLLTLMTFTLCVSASAQWKPAGDKIKTSWADKIDINKVLPEYPRPIMERGEWQNLNGLWNYAILPAGKSVPQTYDGKILVPFALESSLSGVTKELGDKNELWYQREFTVPAKWNNKKILLNFGAVDWKADVWVNNIKVGQHTGGYTPFSLDITSALIKGNNKLVVKVWDPADKGFQPRGKQVSRPEGIWYTSVSGIWQTVWIEPVSEHYITNVKTTPDIDNNSIKVEVATDARISSDKIEVRVFDGKQLVAAATSINGLPVEVAMPANVKLWSPDSPFLYTMEVSFFSNGKLMDKLSSYAAMRKYSTKRDDKGIVRLQLNNKDLFQFGPLDQGWWPDGLYTAPTDEALAYDIRKVKDFGFNMIRKHVKVEPARWYTHCDQLGVIVWQDMPSGDKGPEWQNRQYFNGTELKRKAESESNYRKEWKEIIDYLYSFPCIGTWVPFNEAWGQFKTPEIAEWTKQYDPSRLVNPASGGNHYTCGDILDLHNYPGPDMYLYDAQRATVLGEYGGIGLALKGHLWEPDRNWGYVQFTTSEEATNEYVKYAKQLKDIITRGFSAAVYTQTTDVEVEVNGLMTYDRKVIKLDEKRLKEINKEICGDLNH, from the coding sequence ATGATAAAGCAACTTCTCACTTTAATGACTTTTACATTATGTGTATCCGCTTCTGCTCAATGGAAGCCAGCCGGAGATAAAATAAAAACAAGCTGGGCTGATAAAATAGATATAAATAAGGTATTACCTGAATATCCCCGTCCTATTATGGAACGTGGTGAATGGCAAAATCTGAATGGATTGTGGAACTATGCTATTTTACCTGCCGGAAAATCTGTTCCTCAAACATATGATGGAAAAATTCTGGTTCCTTTTGCTCTTGAATCTTCTTTATCCGGAGTAACAAAAGAATTGGGCGATAAAAATGAATTGTGGTATCAACGGGAATTTACTGTTCCTGCCAAATGGAATAATAAGAAGATCTTATTAAACTTTGGAGCAGTGGACTGGAAAGCTGATGTATGGGTAAACAACATAAAGGTTGGTCAGCACACAGGTGGATATACTCCTTTCTCCTTAGATATAACATCTGCACTTATTAAAGGAAATAACAAATTAGTAGTGAAGGTATGGGATCCTGCTGATAAAGGTTTTCAGCCTCGCGGGAAACAGGTTAGCAGACCGGAGGGTATTTGGTATACTTCGGTAAGCGGTATCTGGCAAACGGTTTGGATAGAACCGGTTTCCGAACACTATATTACAAATGTGAAAACAACACCGGACATTGATAATAATAGTATAAAGGTAGAAGTTGCAACTGATGCAAGGATTTCATCAGATAAGATTGAGGTTAGGGTTTTTGATGGTAAACAATTGGTGGCAGCGGCAACCTCAATTAACGGTCTTCCCGTTGAGGTTGCCATGCCTGCCAATGTTAAACTCTGGTCTCCTGACTCTCCTTTCTTATATACAATGGAAGTCTCTTTTTTCAGTAATGGCAAATTGATGGATAAGCTAAGCAGCTATGCTGCCATGCGTAAGTATTCTACTAAACGTGATGATAAAGGCATTGTTCGTTTGCAACTGAATAATAAGGACTTATTTCAGTTTGGCCCGTTAGATCAGGGATGGTGGCCTGATGGATTGTACACAGCTCCCACTGATGAGGCTCTGGCTTATGATATCCGGAAAGTAAAGGATTTTGGATTTAACATGATCCGTAAACATGTAAAGGTGGAACCTGCCCGTTGGTATACTCATTGTGATCAGCTAGGTGTTATCGTTTGGCAGGATATGCCTAGTGGAGACAAAGGTCCGGAGTGGCAAAACAGACAATACTTCAATGGTACCGAGTTAAAACGCAAGGCTGAATCTGAATCCAATTATCGTAAAGAATGGAAAGAAATTATTGATTACTTATACTCTTTTCCATGTATTGGTACATGGGTGCCTTTCAATGAAGCATGGGGACAGTTCAAAACTCCTGAAATTGCAGAGTGGACAAAGCAATACGACCCTTCTCGTTTAGTAAATCCTGCCAGTGGTGGCAATCACTATACTTGCGGCGACATTCTTGATTTACATAATTATCCTGGACCTGATATGTATTTGTACGATGCACAGCGTGCAACTGTACTTGGAGAGTATGGAGGTATTGGTCTTGCATTGAAAGGTCATCTTTGGGAGCCTGATCGTAACTGGGGATATGTTCAGTTTACTACCTCTGAAGAAGCTACTAACGAGTACGTGAAGTATGCAAAGCAATTGAAAGATATAATAACTCGTGGCTTTTCTGCCGCTGTTTATACACAAACTACTGATGTGGAAGTGGAAGTAAACGGATTGATGACTTATGACCGGAAGGTAATTAAACTAGATGAGAAGAGATTGAAAGAAATAAATAAAGAAATATGTGGAGATTTAAATCACTAA